The region ACCAAATTACTGGCAGAACTGCAAAATATTTGGGCACCAGAAGGGCTCTGGTGGTGGATAGGGATGATTTCATCATGGGTTTCAAATAAGTGTTAGTAGAGGGAGTTACATTTTCTAAGATGCTGGTGACTCACAATTAGATGCATCTGTTTCATGTTCCGCAACCTTACTATTTCCCCTGCTTCCTAGGAAACCTCtttattctggttttctgaacacATTACAAATAAGCAAAAAGTATAAGTGACTAATCAGAGGAGTATTTGAGCCTTTTTATAAAGTTGTTtgcaaaatccccaaaaatttgcTGGTTGAGGCGAGACAAGAATATCTCTCCTTTTGTTTATCCTATCTGTTAACATCCTGATAGCTTCTGGGAAGCAGTAGTTTCCCTTAAAAACAGGAGGGATAGGTCAGTGGATTTATCTGAGGATTGGAAACTGAGTGACCTTAATGGGAGATGCTTTGCCATTAGTCACAAACCTGCTGACATTTAGGAGCTGTGTCTCCTTCTTCAGCCTGTTCCTCAAGGCTGGTGGTCCAAAGGCTTAGGCTGAGGGAGGAGCTGAGTCCCAGCCTTCCTGCATTCCTCCAGCTGATGCTCTCTTGATATGTGGGAGTGTGGGTTAGGTTTCAGGTTGCAGAAAGGACACTGCCATACACTGACCGTAAACAGAACTGGAGGAGTCAGAACTGACATTGACCTGCAGCGTAAAATTTGTTTTGAGTAGCAGATGCCAGGACCTGCTGTAGCTTTGGTCCTATATAAACTTTTCTTAATGTATTGGGATGCTGGCTCATCAGTAGTGGTGAAGTGTTAGCAGTGAGTGGTTGTTATGTCAAGGTTGTTTTCTGTTGGTAGTGCTTAAACACCCGTATTTGAAACCTCTGTCTTGCTCTGTATCCAGTACACTctgccagcagcctcctgggagAGCTCAGGGACTCAGTCAGTGCACAGATTAGTTTGTTCCTCCAAGTCAGTGCTAAGCTGCAGAGGGGGACAGTTTGGGGAAACTTGGAGAGCTTCTGGCTGTTCCAGACTGTAGGGCCGTGACCATTTCAGTGCTAATAAACACACATTTCTCCCCAGAAGGAAGAGCCCTGTACTCTGCTGTGTTTGACTGGCGAGCCCACATGCAGTGCAGGGATAGGATCCTGAGCCTGCTTTCATCCATTTATCTCCTGGGTTAGTCTGTAGAAGTCATTTGTGTTACTTCACTCTCAAAGTGATGAAACTAAGTTGAGGGTTTGGCTCTCTGtctgcagaggaggaggggagcagagggaaaagacATTTCTCTGCACAAGccaagagctctgtgggaaggtCCAAGCTAATGCTCCCCACTGGCTGCCTTGGCTCCAGCTTCTGCCAAGCCCTTGCAGCAGACTAGacacaaaagaaaacacacagtcTAAATTCATTGGTATGAAGAGGATGTGCCAGAGTATTCCACAGCtcttccttttctgcttttctttgatAACTGTCAATTTGCATTAAAAAGTGGATTATTAAGGGCTCTTTTTTATCTCTTAAAGCATAATTCAGACTGCCATATATCAGACCTGAGAACTGGTTCTGAAGCTTGCTAAATGCTATTGAAAGATTCCCTATGCCCTTGATGGGCTGTAGGTATGGCAGCATAGGCCTAGAACTGGCTTCATATCCGTAggaggggatggggcaggagagggaaatCCATGCTGGAGCACGTGTTTTGAATTCCAGTTTGCATCCACCTTTCTCTCAGTGGGAACTTTGGTGTCAGAGACTTGCTGGCTTGTCTGCATCCCAAAAATTTATTGCCAGAGTTTGCCTGTAAACACGTCTTCTCTGCTATGAGGTCCTTGATTTCAGTCTAGAAAGAGTGGGGGCTTGAAAGGACAATTTAATAGGTCACTCAGAGAGGGGTCACTGACCCCTTCTGTGACCAGCTGTACCTTCAGCTAAGAGCAGCTTCTTGCCAGCTCCTTCTGCTCCCTGCTTCTGAGTGTGGAGGGAAGCCTGTCCCTATCTCCACCCAGCATTGCTCTCTCTACATTGCCTGGTTTCCTATCATCCTTAAAACACGCATTCCCAGCCCTCTTTGTTACTCCATCTTGTGCCACTCCTTAATTCATCCCTGCCCAGACCTGCTGCTCTGATTCTCCCACCACCGTTGCTGACTCTCCACAAGATGGGGAGAGATTCCCTGACTGCAGCATGCCATGGCCAAACCCTGCACCTGCAGGAGAACCATGCACCCATGAAACCCCTCACCCATGTCCAGGATCAGTCTCACACTGATAAAACTGTGATCTGTTTGTGAACAGAAAGGTGAAATCCTGCAGGTTATTCTTTACTCAGCTCTACATGTGGTTTATTTACTCGGGCATTTCAAACACAAAAGTGACACACGTTGTCAAAGctacaaaattactttttttattaGCCTACCCTATCATAGAGCATGGATTTTCTTGTCAAATAATGcaagaagcaagagaaaactCTAACTATGTCCACGTGGAGTCTGCAAATCCACATGGCTTCTGTGTGCTATTGAGCCTGTGAGTTCTTAGAAATGCAGCTGCCAGTAGTTTAGCTTGAATACAATCATTCTAAAACAAgctagaaataaataaaatacttacATTTCAAGTATGAAACCTTGCAGTTGAATTCAGTATGAGGAAATCAGTTTATTCCTTTTCATGTTACCAACTACTGTACAGGTACTTGGGCTGGCAAAGTCTGCAGATGcagaacagaaaaatgttttatgtACATGACTTAATTGAATCGTATTTAGTCTTCCCTTTAGGCTATCACATGAAGCTGTTTAATGTCAGgcagaaaaaagatttttatgGATGCATTTAATAAGACACAAACTCACTACTGCTGGCCCCCACTTCTCGCCTTATATCTttctggtggggaaaaaaaaatggcaccTTAATTATGTCTCATAAATAATGACACCTACCAGCTTTCAATTAGGTTATTTAGCAGGTTGATGTTGCTttcaaattatatttaattGAGTGTGAGTGACTTTACCAATGCTCCTATACAGTTCTAGTAGGTGGGACGTTGACCTCTCATCGGGATCCTGGCTTGGTTGTTTCGGCGGCTTGCTGGCGGCCTCTGGTACGcagggctctgccctggcagaACCAGGACGGACTGCTGGCCTGAGTTCCTTGGAGATTGCTGGCCCAAGTTCCTCTGAGACTGGAAGATGCTTTGCTCTGTTGCACTCCTCTCCGAACAAGTGAAAGTCAACCCAACACCGACGTCGCTCTTCATGGTTCTGGAGGTGCCATCAGATGTGCCGTCGAAACACCTGCCCAGGGCAATTTCCTTGGCGATCCTTGGGTCTTGGTCAGTGACTGTGTAGATGCCGTAGTTGTGTCCCAGCGGGTCAAGAGGTGCCAGCATTGTGTACTCGCTGGTGTCATTGTTGGTAGCCATGGGGAGGTGGTTCACCAGGTACTCATGGAGCATGCTGTTGACGCTCACTCGACGGCAGTTGCCTTGTGGGACCACTTTGACGAGTGTGCGGTCCACACGGTCCTGGTCGAAGAGCATTCCGCTGCACTTGAACTCCAGGCAGGCTGCCGACACGTCCCGCTGCTGGGGGTCACGGATGCTGCGGACATCCCTGATGCCATAGAGTTTGCCAATGGTGCGTGGGTGTGTCCCACCCATGTTACGAGATCTTACATTCACCTCCTGGGgcccatttatttttactttaatgTAGCAGGCCCTAAATTCCATGGGTTTGGGCCACCACGCCAGGTAGTCATCGGTCCAGCTCATGAGGTCATCTTCACTGAAGGGAACAGTGTTGTAGTCGTACCGGTCTCCTTCTATCCTGTAAAATCTGAAGTGAGCAGCACTGTGTGGAGCTTCCTCGCATTCACTGAGGTTTTCGTAGGCATAAATAGGGCCGTTGTTCTCTTCTGGGGAATTAGGGCTTGGCTTGGCCACGTTAATGCTGAATGCTGTTTTCTTAATATTGGAGTCCTCGTGGTCTGTCCTCCTGTAGTTGAGCTTGTTGAGGTATGGCTGTGGGACCCCAATCGCAGCAGGGTTGAGTTTGGGAGCAGAGGGCACAGCTTCGAGCTCTTCACCCCCCATGCTCGCCAAGATATAAGCTCCGTAGGCCTCGGGGTTTTGCTCGTCACAGAAAGCGGGCACACAGGCACCATTAGGACCAGTGACTACACTTTCGAAACGGCCCCATGCTCTGGGGTTGGAGGAGAACCCTGGTTCTGGCTCCATGTTTATAACAGAAATTACAACCCCTTGGATCTGCTCGCTTTGCAGAAATCTCTCGCTTCTGTAGGCTCGGACTTTGACATAGCACCGTCTGCTCTCAGGGACATCCAGGTTAAAGAGACGCCTCTCTTTGATCTCCATGTTCCCAACCAAAAAAGTTCTCTCCTCCCGTTTGCGCCGTGTGCTTTTTTCAATGTTGAAGTCCCCTTCTTCCTCCCATAAGCCTGTCTCTGGGTTCAGGGACCAAAGCTTCATCTCTTGCAGGTGCTCTGGCATCTTGACCTGAGCAGCATCCAAATGAACCTTCACCTCTTCTGCATTGAGGGACTCTGTACCCTGTTCATCTGTGAAGTCCACAGAAAACATGCCATATGTGCGGAGCGGAAATACATCTCCTTCCTCATCTACAAAGTTCAGATCACTTTGTGTCACAGGGGCTGTGGTGATGTTTCTCGGGTCCAGAAATGTCACGCTGGCTTTCACTTTGCCACTGTAGACCTCTCCATTTTTCCTATAAAATGCATTGGGAGGAATTTCTAATTCAGCAATTGGATCATCTTCTTCCATTTCCCCCAAAGAAATCACATTTGTTTCGGTGGATTCCAGTGTAACAGGGGCTTTCTTTCTTAGTAGCTTGATTTCATGAAATACAGCACCTCCATTTTCCTTGAAGGGCAGAACTTTTGTTGTGTTCACAAACTTCTGCAGTCGATCCACAAAAGTTAGAACCAGTCTCTCCGTATCTGCTGGAATGTGGATGGAGAAGGTTCCCTTGTAGCCAGTCATACTCACTCTCTTGTTCCCCATGTAAATGTGGCCAAACCTCAGTGGCTCACCATTAtctgctgctgtggctctgcCTCGAATCATTATTTTGGTCTCGGTGCATATTTTGCAACCACATTCGATAATGACTTTAGTGGGGAGTGTGTAGCCATCGCAGGAGATGTCCCTGGTTTCCATCTTGGATACCCCACAGCAGTAGGAGACATTGTCCTTACACCGAAGTCCCTTATCCAGCTTCCCCACACAGGTCTTTGCTGGGCACTTGCCCACATCATAGTAGAAGGAGTTTGTTGCTTTTTGGAAGCAATCATGAGGAAGTCGGATGAGGTGGCTTTGGGGTTGGGGGTCACAGGCTGCCTCTTGTCTTCCTGTTGAATAGGATTTCTTAATGAGCAGCATGAAATAATTGTACAGTCATCACTGTGTTGTCTGAAACCTCAGAGCTAAACATTGCTCCTAAAAACAGTGAGATTTGTTCAGGATTTTTGTCAGCTGGTTAACTCATTTCAGTGAAGGAAGCAGCTCAGCTTTAGCTTTAGGACCCTGATTAAGAGCTGTTTGCAGGagcatcccagctcctgcttaTCCACTATAGTCATCCAACCCACCCTCAGCTAGAtactctgctgctgcctggctttTTGACTATGGCAAGACTAAAATGTGTCCCAGGATTTTAAAAACAACCAGAAATATTCCCATGTCAGGCAGCAAGTACAGTGAGAAATCTGACAGCAGCAGGTTGAGCTTGGTAGGTCACCTGCAATCCAGAGCTTTGGTTTGTAAGAAGCGTCTGGTTCATAACCAGCTCACTCAAGCTTATCTGCAAACAGATGAATGTTACAAACCTCAAGTATTTTTCCTGTGGCTTTTCTTTACCAGATGTATCTCAGTTTCTGGTTCTTGCACACCAACAGCTCCCCAGCTGCTTGGAAAGCATAACTCTCTTACCTATGACAGCCAGCTTGGCAACTTGGGACTTCGCTGaccccccagcactgctggcctTGCAGAAATACTCTCCTGactgtccactgttcaggttcTTCAGAATCAGGTTGTTTTTATATTTGTACAAGGAGGGATCCAGTAGTGAGCCATTGTGGTACCTGCCAGGAACAGTTAAGGAGACAGAGGCTGACAGTCTGGCTGGAGCACAGCGATGGCTTGATCCTGCATCCTATTATGTGGATTTTGCCAGatttcctgcctcagtttccctggtTTTTGTTTGGCTAGGTGGCATCACCTGAAAAGTTTTCCCCTACTGCTGGCTGTACTGAGATATGGCTGCTGGACAgctggcaggcaggcagagctgccagtTGTGTCTGATGAGATTTTTAAACTCTTTGTGTGTTTTTCCAGTGAATCCCTCAGCAGATGACATTGCCATTGTGAGGAAGCCATCACTTGCAGCCATCAGTTCTCAGAGTATTTAACTATTTTATAGCTAACCCCCCCATTTATGGAGATGGTAAGGAGATAAAACTGGCATCCATGGGACAACTACGACTTTTGGCAGGTTGAAATCAAGCTCCTTACCAGAGGTAGCGGTCAGGGGCTGGGCTCCCTCGGGCATCACAGCAGAGTGACACACTCTGTCCCACTCTCCTGGCTTTGTCCTCAGGGCTCCTGAAAACGTAGGGTTTgcctgcaggagaaggaaaaggccaTCTCATTACTCTTCCTCCCATAAAACCACAGTTTATTTCTGATGCCTGCATATAGCTTCCTTCATCCCCCCTCTTTGGGGCTACCTGATCGGTGCAGTTGCACTTGGATTGCCAGGTTTCTCCGGTCGCTTTCAGGCACGGTGACAGTCGCTGTTGCATATTTGGCTTTCTTTATTTTAAGGGTGTTTTTCCCATCAGGACAGACTCCGGGGATCCTAAACATGCCTCTGTTATCGGCCATTGTCAACAGCTTGAGTTTCTTGGCTTGCAGGTAGACCCGGGCATCGGCAGCAGGTGACCCATCCTCGAGAGACACCTTCCCGTGCAGGGTGGCATCCTCACACATGCAGGTGTCACAGTCGGCGTTGACACGGCCCATGGGGCAGGTGATGTTGCAGGCTGGAGGAGAAGCAGACACATCAAAAACCAGCCCCAAGTCCCCACAGCACTCACAGCACGTTCTTGTGTCTGCTTTTAATTTAGATGCAATAAGGCAAATACTGCATAAGGAGC is a window of Aphelocoma coerulescens isolate FSJ_1873_10779 chromosome 10, UR_Acoe_1.0, whole genome shotgun sequence DNA encoding:
- the CILP gene encoding cartilage intermediate layer protein 1 → MVTMKAWILLLLLGATSVLGQRILKPALSRVQIGPKTFSPLVMLSMESTRSSSRRGDPTFTYIRRSPLVQDSKRFLSPWSKWSECSAKCGQTGVQKRTRSCLAERLWGVHCNEATEEGRLCIGHVCSACNITCPMGRVNADCDTCMCEDATLHGKVSLEDGSPAADARVYLQAKKLKLLTMADNRGMFRIPGVCPDGKNTLKIKKAKYATATVTVPESDRRNLAIQVQLHRSGKPYVFRSPEDKARRVGQSVSLCCDARGSPAPDRYLWYHNGSLLDPSLYKYKNNLILKNLNSGQSGEYFCKASSAGGSAKSQVAKLAVIGRQEAACDPQPQSHLIRLPHDCFQKATNSFYYDVGKCPAKTCVGKLDKGLRCKDNVSYCCGVSKMETRDISCDGYTLPTKVIIECGCKICTETKIMIRGRATAADNGEPLRFGHIYMGNKRVSMTGYKGTFSIHIPADTERLVLTFVDRLQKFVNTTKVLPFKENGGAVFHEIKLLRKKAPVTLESTETNVISLGEMEEDDPIAELEIPPNAFYRKNGEVYSGKVKASVTFLDPRNITTAPVTQSDLNFVDEEGDVFPLRTYGMFSVDFTDEQGTESLNAEEVKVHLDAAQVKMPEHLQEMKLWSLNPETGLWEEEGDFNIEKSTRRKREERTFLVGNMEIKERRLFNLDVPESRRCYVKVRAYRSERFLQSEQIQGVVISVINMEPEPGFSSNPRAWGRFESVVTGPNGACVPAFCDEQNPEAYGAYILASMGGEELEAVPSAPKLNPAAIGVPQPYLNKLNYRRTDHEDSNIKKTAFSINVAKPSPNSPEENNGPIYAYENLSECEEAPHSAAHFRFYRIEGDRYDYNTVPFSEDDLMSWTDDYLAWWPKPMEFRACYIKVKINGPQEVNVRSRNMGGTHPRTIGKLYGIRDVRSIRDPQQRDVSAACLEFKCSGMLFDQDRVDRTLVKVVPQGNCRRVSVNSMLHEYLVNHLPMATNNDTSEYTMLAPLDPLGHNYGIYTVTDQDPRIAKEIALGRCFDGTSDGTSRTMKSDVGVGLTFTCSERSATEQSIFQSQRNLGQQSPRNSGQQSVLVLPGQSPAYQRPPASRRNNQARIPMRGQRPTY